Proteins from one Ornithobacterium rhinotracheale genomic window:
- a CDS encoding Abi family protein → MGQIATTVKEQVQLLSERGMILDLSTQEIKKILLDIGYYKLGFYWHYFQDVVTHNFSKVHFSDILKLYLLDVKLRHALHRALNLIEVNLKTKIIYYASNKYKAHSDWYAREEYMKSKFVEGLPNTYNEKFKKDNNPIRRHHAKYKECTYAPAWKALEYFTLGSTILLYRNIKCIELKKEISQCYGIRNIGIFQNYLDVLGRIRNICAHNDLIYDYSSPFEIKKSPFIRFNNNNRHSIDSCIKIILYFLGTISDHEKIKAHDEIDAIFKEHINNPVICKIIEEKSKYEF, encoded by the coding sequence ATGGGACAAATAGCAACTACAGTCAAAGAGCAGGTTCAGCTTTTATCTGAAAGAGGGATGATTTTAGATTTATCTACTCAAGAAATAAAGAAAATATTGCTAGATATAGGTTACTATAAATTAGGCTTTTATTGGCATTACTTTCAAGATGTAGTTACGCATAATTTTTCAAAGGTTCATTTTTCAGATATTTTAAAACTCTATTTATTAGATGTAAAACTTAGGCATGCACTCCACAGGGCACTTAATTTGATTGAGGTAAATCTAAAAACTAAGATTATCTATTATGCTTCTAATAAATACAAAGCGCATTCAGATTGGTATGCTCGCGAAGAATATATGAAAAGTAAATTTGTAGAGGGATTGCCGAATACTTATAATGAGAAATTTAAAAAAGATAATAATCCCATAAGAAGGCACCATGCAAAATATAAAGAATGTACTTATGCTCCAGCTTGGAAAGCATTGGAGTATTTTACTTTAGGAAGTACCATATTACTTTATCGTAATATAAAGTGTATAGAACTTAAGAAAGAAATTTCACAATGTTATGGCATTAGGAATATAGGTATTTTTCAAAATTATTTAGATGTTTTAGGGAGAATCAGGAATATATGTGCGCACAATGATTTGATATATGATTATAGCTCTCCTTTTGAAATTAAAAAATCTCCTTTTATAAGATTCAATAACAATAATCGACATTCTATTGATAGCTGTATAAAAATAATACTCTATTTTTTAGGAACTATATCAGACCATGAGAAAATAAAGGCACACGATGAAATAGATGCTATTTTCAAAGAACATATTAATAATCCAGTTATTTGTAAAATAATAGAAGAAAAATCAAAATACGAGTTTTAA
- a CDS encoding restriction endonuclease subunit S, with amino-acid sequence MKKVELGDVCEFYNGYAFKSSNYVNEKAIRIIRITNVQKGKVVDNEPKFYPKESLKFLSKYLISEGDILMSLTGNVGRVGRFPKELLPAYLNQRVCKIVSKSSALNSNYLFYFFNRDSFEKMAINNAAGIAQLNLSTKWLEKLEIPLPDLATQQAIVKKLDAAQKLCDLSQAIVERYEKLSQSLFLEMFGDPVTNPKGWEIKTIEDLVSEKKNSIKRGPFGGALKKEIFVEEGYLVYEQYHALNNDFDFERYFIDEEKFNELKSFEVEEGDIIISCSGVYLGKLSIVPKGAKRGIINQALLKLTLNQNVMKNIFFVYVFSYKRFKEKYFASTRGAGIPNFPPMSDFKKFKFITPPIELQNQFAENIAEIERQKALAEQELAKSQRLFAALLQESFS; translated from the coding sequence ATGAAAAAAGTTGAGTTAGGAGATGTTTGTGAGTTTTATAATGGCTACGCTTTTAAGAGTAGTAATTATGTAAATGAGAAAGCCATTAGAATTATTAGAATTACAAATGTTCAAAAAGGTAAAGTGGTTGATAATGAACCAAAATTTTATCCCAAAGAATCTCTAAAATTTTTATCTAAATATTTAATTTCTGAAGGAGATATTTTGATGTCATTGACTGGAAATGTTGGTCGTGTTGGCAGGTTTCCTAAAGAATTATTACCTGCTTATCTTAATCAGCGTGTTTGTAAAATTGTGTCTAAATCATCAGCTTTAAATTCAAATTATTTATTTTATTTTTTTAATCGAGATTCTTTTGAAAAAATGGCAATAAATAACGCTGCAGGAATAGCTCAATTAAATTTGTCCACTAAATGGTTAGAAAAATTAGAAATCCCCTTACCCGATTTAGCCACACAGCAAGCCATTGTTAAGAAATTGGATGCGGCTCAAAAGCTTTGCGATTTAAGCCAAGCCATTGTAGAAAGATACGAAAAACTAAGCCAATCCCTATTTTTAGAAATGTTTGGCGACCCCGTGACCAACCCCAAAGGCTGGGAGATTAAAACCATTGAAGATTTAGTTAGTGAAAAAAAGAATTCAATTAAAAGAGGTCCTTTTGGTGGAGCGTTAAAGAAAGAAATTTTTGTTGAAGAAGGGTATTTAGTTTATGAACAATACCATGCTTTAAATAATGATTTTGATTTTGAGAGATATTTTATTGATGAAGAAAAGTTTAATGAACTTAAATCTTTTGAAGTAGAAGAAGGTGATATAATCATAAGTTGCTCTGGTGTTTATTTGGGGAAATTATCAATTGTTCCAAAAGGTGCAAAGAGAGGAATAATAAATCAAGCCTTATTAAAGTTGACATTAAATCAAAATGTAATGAAGAATATTTTTTTCGTATATGTCTTTTCTTATAAAAGATTCAAAGAAAAATATTTTGCATCGACAAGAGGAGCGGGTATTCCCAATTTTCCCCCAATGTCAGATTTTAAAAAATTTAAATTTATAACCCCCCCAATCGAGTTACAAAATCAGTTTGCAGAAAATATAGCCGAAATCGAAAGGCAAAAAGCCCTAGCCGAGCAAGAACTCGCCAAGAGCCAGCGCCTGTTTGCTGCCTTATTACAAGAAAGTTTTAGTTAA